The following proteins come from a genomic window of Salvia hispanica cultivar TCC Black 2014 chromosome 4, UniMelb_Shisp_WGS_1.0, whole genome shotgun sequence:
- the LOC125222310 gene encoding dynamin-2B-like isoform X1, with protein MEAIEELAQLSESMRQASALLADEDVDETASSSSSSKRSSTFLNVVALGNTGAGKSAVLNSLIGHPALPTGEGGATRAPICVDLTRDSSLSSRSIMLQIDSKSQAVSASALKHSLQDRLSKASGKSRDEIYLKLRTSTAPPLKLIDLPGTDTGNVDDSLSLYAERSDAILLVVIPAAQAPEVASAKAVRIAKELDGECTRTVGVISKVDQASSNPKVLAAVQALLLNQGPRSTSDIPWVALIGQSVAIASAQSRSVGADNSLENAWQAESESLKSILTGAPQSKLGRLALVETIAQQIRSRMKLRLPNLLSGLQGKSQVVQDELFRLGEQMVHSSEGTRALALELCREFEDKFLQHITTGEGSGWKVVSSFEGNFPNRIKQLPLDRHFDINNVKRIVLEADGYQPYLISPEKGLRSLIKGVLELAKESSRLCVDEVHRVLVDIVSASANATPGLGRYPPFKREVIAIATNALEGFKNEAKTMVVALVDMERAYVPPQHFIRLVQRRMDRQRREEELKGRSSKKGSEAEQSILNRATSPQTGGSSKPMKDSKSGLQDKDKDKDKDKDAQEGSGLKVAGADGELTAGFLLKKSAKTNGWSRRWFVLNGKTGKLGYTKKQEERHFRGVITLEECNLEDVAENEETPPAKSSKDKKANGPDSGKVPSLVFKITSRVPYKTVLKANSAVVLKAESATDKAEWLNKLRDIISSKGGQVKGESGPPLRQSLSDGSLETMTRRPADPEEELRWMSQEVRGYVEAVLNSLAANVPKAVVLCQVEKSKEDMLFKLYSSISAQSMARIEELLQEDQNVKRRRERIQKQSSILSKLTRQLSIHDNRAAAASSYSNGVGAVESPTTAGPSSGDDWRSAFDAAANGPNLSYGDSRSNGHSRRNSDPSQNGDINPGGRRTPTRVPPAPPSSGSGYRF; from the exons ATGGAGGCTATCGAGGAACTGGCGCAGCTCTCGGAATCGATGCGGCAGGCGTCGGCGCTGCTCGCCGATGAGGATGTTGACGAGACGGCGTCTTCGTCTTCCTCATCCAAGCGCTCGTCCACTTTCCTCAATGTCGTTGCTCTTGGAAACACT GGTGCAGGTAAGTCAGCTGTACTGAATAGTCTAATTGGGCATCCAGCATTG CCAACTGGTGAAGGTGGTGCAACCCGTGCTCCAATATGTGTTGACTTAACAAGGGATAGTTCATTAAGCAGCAGATCTATTATGCTTCAGATTGACAGTAAATCTCAAGCAGTTTCTGCAA GTGCGCTTAAACATTCATTACAAGACAGGTTGAGTAAAGCATCTGGCAAGAGCCGTgatgaaatatatttgaagCTCCGAACAAGTACAG CTCCTCCATTGAAATTGATTGATTTGCCTGGAACAGATACGGGAAATGTTGATGATTCTTTG AGTCTGTATGCTGAACGCAGTGATGCAATTTTGCTGGTTGTAATACCTGCTGCCCAGGCTCCTGAAGTTGCATCAGCTAAAGCTGTTCGAATTGCAAAGGAACTAGATGGAGAAT GTACTAGAACCGTTGGAGTGATTAGCAAAGTAGATCAAGCATCATCAAACCCAAAAGTTCTTGCTGCAGTGCAGGCTCTTTTGCTAAATCAAGGGCCTAGAAGTACCTCTGACATCCCGTGGGTTGCTTTAATTGGTCAGTCGGTTGCTATAGCATCTGCTCAATCAAGGAGTGTTGGAGCTGATAATTCTTTAGAAAATGCATGGCAAGCTGAAAGTGAAAGTTTGAAATCTATACTGACTGGAGCCCCTCAAAGCAAGCTTGGGAGGTTAGCATTGGTGGAGACCATTGCTCAACAGATCCGAAGTCGCATGAAACTAAGGCTGCCAAATCTTCTTTCAGG GCTCCAGGGCAAGTCCCAAGTAGTGCAGGATGAACTTTTCAGGCTTGGTGAACAGATGGTTCATAGTTCTGAGGGTACAAGAGCATTGGCACTGGAGCTTTGCCGTGAATTTGAGGACAAGTTCCTCCAGCATATCACAACCGGAGAG GGTTCTGGCTGGAAAGTGGTTTCTAGTTTTGAAGGCAATTTTCCCAACAGGATCAAGCAACTGCCTCTGGATCGACATTTTGACATTAATAATGTTAAAAGA ATTGTGCTTGAAGCTGATGGTTATCAACCATATCTTATTTCTCCTGAGAAAGGGCTGAGGTCATTAATTAAAGGTGTTTTAGAGCTAGCGAAGGAATCCTCACGCCTCTGTGTTGATGAG GTGCACCGGGTGCTTGTTGATATTGTGTCAGCTTCTGCAAATGCCACACCAGGCCTTGGGAGATATCCTCCTTTTAAGCGCGAG GTTATAGCAATTGCTACAAATGCTTTGGAAGGATTCAAGAATGAAGCTAAAACCATGGTAGTTGCACTTGTCGACATGGAACGTGCATATGTTCCACCTCAACATTTCATACGTCTTGTGCAGAGGCG TATGGATAGGCAGCGACGTGAAGAGGAGTTGAAAGGCCGATCTTCCAAAAAGGGTTCTGAGGCAGAGCAATCAATATTGAATAGG GCGACTAGCCCGCAAACTGGGGGCAGCTCAAAACCGATGAAGGATAGCAAATCTGGTCTACaagataaagataaagataaagataaagaCAAAGACGCCCAAGAAGGATCTGGGCTGAAGGTTGCAGGAGCAGATGGAGAACTAACAGCAG GttttttgttgaagaagagTGCGAAAACTAATGGGTGGAGCCGCAGATGGTTTGTcttaaatggaaaaacaggAAAA CTTGGGTACACGAAGAAGCAGGAAGAGAGACATTTTCGTGGTGTCATTACATTGGAG GAATGTAATTTAGAAGACGTTGCAGAAAATGAGGAAACTCCTCCAGCGAAGAGttctaaagataaaaaagcAAACGGTCCAGATTCGGGAAAAGTACCCAGTCTAGTATTTAAGATAACAAGTAGAGTTCCATATAAGACTGTCCTAAAAG CCAATAGTGCCGTTGTTTTGAAGGCTGAAAGTGCTACTGACAAGGCCGAATGGTTAAATAAACTTAGAGATATTATCAGTTCAAAAGGAGGTCAAGTGAAGGGTGAATCTGGCCCTCCATTGCGCCAAAGTCTTTCTGATGGTTCTCTT GAAACAATGACCAGAAGACCTGCCGATCCAGAAGAAGAACTTCGGTGGATGTCTCAGGAAGTGCGTGGTTATGTTGAAGCTGTTCTTAACAGTCTTGCAGCCAATGTCCCAAAG GCAGTTGTACTTTGCCAAGTTGAAAAGTCAAAAGAAGATATGCTATTTAAGCTATACAGTTCTATAAG TGCTCAAAGCATGGCAAGAATAGAAGAGCTGCTCCAAGAGGACCAGAATGTCAAGCGGAGGAGAGAGCGTATCCAGAAACAGTCCTCTATTCTTTCTAAGCTCACTAGACAACTCAGTATCCATGATAACCGGGCAGCCGCTGCATCCAGCTATTCAAATGGTGTTGGAGCAG TAGAAAGTCCAACCACTGCTGGTCCATCATCCGGGGATGACTGGAGATCTGCATTTGATGCTGCCGCCAACGGTCCAAACCTATCCTACGGGGATTCTAGATCAAATGGTCACAGCCGCCGAAACAGTGATCCTTCTCAAAATGGTGATATCAACCCTGGTGGGCGACGCACGCCCACCCGTGTTCCACCAGCTCCTCCATCGTCTGGCTCTGGTTATAGATTCTAA
- the LOC125222310 gene encoding dynamin-2B-like isoform X2 — protein sequence MEAIEELAQLSESMRQASALLADEDVDETASSSSSSKRSSTFLNVVALGNTGAGKSAVLNSLIGHPALPTGEGGATRAPICVDLTRDSSLSSRSIMLQIDSKSQAVSASALKHSLQDRLSKASGKSRDEIYLKLRTSTAPPLKLIDLPGTDTGNVDDSLSLYAERSDAILLVVIPAAQAPEVASAKAVRIAKELDGECTRTVGVISKVDQASSNPKVLAAVQALLLNQGPRSTSDIPWVALIGQSVAIASAQSRSVGADNSLENAWQAESESLKSILTGAPQSKLGRLALVETIAQQIRSRMKLRLPNLLSGLQGKSQVVQDELFRLGEQMVHSSEGTRALALELCREFEDKFLQHITTGEGSGWKVVSSFEGNFPNRIKQLPLDRHFDINNVKRIVLEADGYQPYLISPEKGLRSLIKGVLELAKESSRLCVDEVHRVLVDIVSASANATPGLGRYPPFKREVIAIATNALEGFKNEAKTMVVALVDMERAYVPPQHFIRLVQRRMDRQRREEELKGRSSKKGSEAEQSILNRATSPQTGGSSKPMKDSKSGLQDKDKDKDKDKDAQEGSGLKVAGADGELTAGFLLKKSAKTNGWSRRWFVLNGKTGKLGYTKKQEERHFRGVITLEECNLEDVAENEETPPAKSSKDKKANGPDSGKVPSLVFKITSRVPYKTVLKANSAVVLKAESATDKAEWLNKLRDIISSKGGQVKGESGPPLRQSLSDGSLETMTRRPADPEEELRWMSQEVRGYVEAVLNSLAANVPKAVVLCQVEKSKEDMLFKLYSSISAQSMARIEELLQEDQNVKRRRERIQKQSSILSKLTRQLSIHDNRAAAASSYSNGVGAESPTTAGPSSGDDWRSAFDAAANGPNLSYGDSRSNGHSRRNSDPSQNGDINPGGRRTPTRVPPAPPSSGSGYRF from the exons ATGGAGGCTATCGAGGAACTGGCGCAGCTCTCGGAATCGATGCGGCAGGCGTCGGCGCTGCTCGCCGATGAGGATGTTGACGAGACGGCGTCTTCGTCTTCCTCATCCAAGCGCTCGTCCACTTTCCTCAATGTCGTTGCTCTTGGAAACACT GGTGCAGGTAAGTCAGCTGTACTGAATAGTCTAATTGGGCATCCAGCATTG CCAACTGGTGAAGGTGGTGCAACCCGTGCTCCAATATGTGTTGACTTAACAAGGGATAGTTCATTAAGCAGCAGATCTATTATGCTTCAGATTGACAGTAAATCTCAAGCAGTTTCTGCAA GTGCGCTTAAACATTCATTACAAGACAGGTTGAGTAAAGCATCTGGCAAGAGCCGTgatgaaatatatttgaagCTCCGAACAAGTACAG CTCCTCCATTGAAATTGATTGATTTGCCTGGAACAGATACGGGAAATGTTGATGATTCTTTG AGTCTGTATGCTGAACGCAGTGATGCAATTTTGCTGGTTGTAATACCTGCTGCCCAGGCTCCTGAAGTTGCATCAGCTAAAGCTGTTCGAATTGCAAAGGAACTAGATGGAGAAT GTACTAGAACCGTTGGAGTGATTAGCAAAGTAGATCAAGCATCATCAAACCCAAAAGTTCTTGCTGCAGTGCAGGCTCTTTTGCTAAATCAAGGGCCTAGAAGTACCTCTGACATCCCGTGGGTTGCTTTAATTGGTCAGTCGGTTGCTATAGCATCTGCTCAATCAAGGAGTGTTGGAGCTGATAATTCTTTAGAAAATGCATGGCAAGCTGAAAGTGAAAGTTTGAAATCTATACTGACTGGAGCCCCTCAAAGCAAGCTTGGGAGGTTAGCATTGGTGGAGACCATTGCTCAACAGATCCGAAGTCGCATGAAACTAAGGCTGCCAAATCTTCTTTCAGG GCTCCAGGGCAAGTCCCAAGTAGTGCAGGATGAACTTTTCAGGCTTGGTGAACAGATGGTTCATAGTTCTGAGGGTACAAGAGCATTGGCACTGGAGCTTTGCCGTGAATTTGAGGACAAGTTCCTCCAGCATATCACAACCGGAGAG GGTTCTGGCTGGAAAGTGGTTTCTAGTTTTGAAGGCAATTTTCCCAACAGGATCAAGCAACTGCCTCTGGATCGACATTTTGACATTAATAATGTTAAAAGA ATTGTGCTTGAAGCTGATGGTTATCAACCATATCTTATTTCTCCTGAGAAAGGGCTGAGGTCATTAATTAAAGGTGTTTTAGAGCTAGCGAAGGAATCCTCACGCCTCTGTGTTGATGAG GTGCACCGGGTGCTTGTTGATATTGTGTCAGCTTCTGCAAATGCCACACCAGGCCTTGGGAGATATCCTCCTTTTAAGCGCGAG GTTATAGCAATTGCTACAAATGCTTTGGAAGGATTCAAGAATGAAGCTAAAACCATGGTAGTTGCACTTGTCGACATGGAACGTGCATATGTTCCACCTCAACATTTCATACGTCTTGTGCAGAGGCG TATGGATAGGCAGCGACGTGAAGAGGAGTTGAAAGGCCGATCTTCCAAAAAGGGTTCTGAGGCAGAGCAATCAATATTGAATAGG GCGACTAGCCCGCAAACTGGGGGCAGCTCAAAACCGATGAAGGATAGCAAATCTGGTCTACaagataaagataaagataaagataaagaCAAAGACGCCCAAGAAGGATCTGGGCTGAAGGTTGCAGGAGCAGATGGAGAACTAACAGCAG GttttttgttgaagaagagTGCGAAAACTAATGGGTGGAGCCGCAGATGGTTTGTcttaaatggaaaaacaggAAAA CTTGGGTACACGAAGAAGCAGGAAGAGAGACATTTTCGTGGTGTCATTACATTGGAG GAATGTAATTTAGAAGACGTTGCAGAAAATGAGGAAACTCCTCCAGCGAAGAGttctaaagataaaaaagcAAACGGTCCAGATTCGGGAAAAGTACCCAGTCTAGTATTTAAGATAACAAGTAGAGTTCCATATAAGACTGTCCTAAAAG CCAATAGTGCCGTTGTTTTGAAGGCTGAAAGTGCTACTGACAAGGCCGAATGGTTAAATAAACTTAGAGATATTATCAGTTCAAAAGGAGGTCAAGTGAAGGGTGAATCTGGCCCTCCATTGCGCCAAAGTCTTTCTGATGGTTCTCTT GAAACAATGACCAGAAGACCTGCCGATCCAGAAGAAGAACTTCGGTGGATGTCTCAGGAAGTGCGTGGTTATGTTGAAGCTGTTCTTAACAGTCTTGCAGCCAATGTCCCAAAG GCAGTTGTACTTTGCCAAGTTGAAAAGTCAAAAGAAGATATGCTATTTAAGCTATACAGTTCTATAAG TGCTCAAAGCATGGCAAGAATAGAAGAGCTGCTCCAAGAGGACCAGAATGTCAAGCGGAGGAGAGAGCGTATCCAGAAACAGTCCTCTATTCTTTCTAAGCTCACTAGACAACTCAGTATCCATGATAACCGGGCAGCCGCTGCATCCAGCTATTCAAATGGTGTTGGAGCAG AAAGTCCAACCACTGCTGGTCCATCATCCGGGGATGACTGGAGATCTGCATTTGATGCTGCCGCCAACGGTCCAAACCTATCCTACGGGGATTCTAGATCAAATGGTCACAGCCGCCGAAACAGTGATCCTTCTCAAAATGGTGATATCAACCCTGGTGGGCGACGCACGCCCACCCGTGTTCCACCAGCTCCTCCATCGTCTGGCTCTGGTTATAGATTCTAA